The Tenrec ecaudatus isolate mTenEca1 chromosome 7, mTenEca1.hap1, whole genome shotgun sequence genome window below encodes:
- the LOC142452752 gene encoding amine sulfotransferase-like: MDDNTYLLNFKGYNFLRRMTNMDQIESLEDFEIRDEDVFIVTYPKSGTIWTQQILSLIYYEDHRNRTSHMDSLDRAPFLEYNIRKVDFSNCPSPRLFSSHLPYYLAPNALKNNKSKIIYVYRNPKDVMISYFHYSKLLVTLEDVDNIEQFMKRFLDGKVVGSLWFDHIRGWYEHRHSFNVLFMRYEDMKKDLRSAVLKICSFIEKELSDEAVDDVVRKATFQNMKSDPQANYDKIVREEVGVRTEDGCFLRKGTIGDWKRHLTVEQSEMFDRIFQRKMKDIPLKFIWDVNEE; this comes from the exons ATGGATGACAACACATATTTACTCAATTTTAAAGGCTATAATTTTCTGCGTCGTATGACTAATATGGACCAAATAGAAAGTCTAGAAGATTTTGAAATTAGAGATGAAGATGTCTTCATTGTCACATATCCCAAATCTG GTACGATCTGGACTCAACAGATATTGAGCTTGATTTATTATGAAGATCACCGTAACAGGACCTCACACATGGATTCATTGGATAGAGCCCCATTTCTGGAGTATAATATTAGGAAAGTTGACTTTTCCAACTGCCCGTCTCCTCGCCTATTCTCTTCCCACCTGCCATATTATTTAGCTCCAAATGCCCTCAAGAACAACAAAAGTAAA ATTATTTACGTCTACAGAAACCCTAAGGATGTAATGATCTCATATTTTCACTATTCAAAACTTTTGGTTACATTAGAAGATGTAGACAATATAGAGCAGTTCATGAAAAGATTTCTTGATGGAAAAG TGGTAGGAAGCCTTTGGTTTGATCACATCAGAGGCTGGTATGAGCACAGACATAGTTTCAATGTTCTGTTTATGAGGTATGAAGACATGAAGAAG GATCTCCGAAGTGCTGTGCTTAAAATCTGCAGTTTTATTGAGAAAGAACTGAGTGACGAGGCTGTGGATGATGTTGTGAGAAAAGCCACTTTTCAAAACATGAAATCTGATCCACAAGCCAATTATGATAAAATTGTAAGAGAAGAAGTTGGGGTGAGAACAGAAGATGGTTGTTTCCTACGCAAAG GTACAATTGGAGACTGGAAACGTCACctgactgtggagcagagtgAGATGTTTGACAGGATCTTCCAAAGGAAGATGAAAGATATTCCTCTGAAGTTCATCTGGGATGTAAATGAGGAATAG